One genomic region from Conexibacter woesei DSM 14684 encodes:
- a CDS encoding M20/M25/M40 family metallo-hydrolase: MRPRVQAEESERVRLGELFAELCAIESPFGHERACADRVAAELRGLGLTVEEDGAGALLGATAGNLLARVPSRAEIAGAPEAPSVLLCAHLDTVPLTDRVEPVLVDEGWENAHAAILGADNKAAVAVMLAVARRLVAAPAEIAVELLFTVCEENALAGAKVFDVSRLRSAFGYVFDHATPIGEVIVASPTYHRIVADFRGVEAHAGIKPEEGRSAILAAARAVSAMPLGRLDDETTANVGLVSGGSGVNVVPGACRIEAEARSLDETKVEAVVAEIVDHLHDGANAAECDVDVTVECLFRGYRLKPSAAHVAAAESALHACGYVPKRIASGGGSDANAFIAAGFPCVNLANGTERAHQPDERVSVVALEGMLDVALTLVAESAEVLC; encoded by the coding sequence GTGAGGCCGCGGGTCCAGGCTGAGGAGTCCGAGCGCGTCCGGCTCGGCGAGCTGTTCGCCGAGCTGTGCGCGATCGAGAGCCCGTTCGGCCACGAGCGCGCATGCGCCGACCGCGTCGCCGCGGAGCTGCGCGGGCTCGGCCTGACGGTCGAGGAGGACGGCGCCGGCGCGCTGCTCGGCGCGACCGCGGGGAACCTGCTTGCGCGCGTGCCATCGCGCGCCGAGATCGCCGGGGCACCGGAGGCACCGTCGGTCCTGCTCTGCGCCCACCTCGACACCGTCCCGCTGACCGACAGGGTCGAGCCGGTCCTGGTCGACGAGGGCTGGGAGAACGCGCACGCGGCGATCCTCGGCGCCGACAACAAGGCGGCGGTCGCGGTGATGCTGGCGGTCGCGCGGCGGCTCGTCGCCGCGCCGGCGGAGATCGCCGTCGAGCTGCTGTTCACGGTCTGCGAGGAGAACGCGCTCGCGGGCGCGAAGGTGTTCGATGTCAGCCGGCTGCGCAGCGCGTTCGGCTACGTCTTCGACCACGCGACGCCGATCGGCGAGGTGATCGTCGCCTCGCCGACCTATCACCGCATCGTCGCGGACTTCCGCGGCGTCGAGGCGCATGCCGGCATCAAGCCGGAGGAGGGGCGCAGCGCGATCCTCGCTGCGGCGCGCGCGGTCTCCGCGATGCCGCTCGGGCGCCTCGACGACGAGACGACCGCGAACGTCGGCCTCGTCTCCGGCGGCTCGGGCGTCAACGTCGTGCCGGGCGCCTGCCGGATCGAGGCGGAGGCGCGCTCGCTCGACGAGACGAAGGTCGAGGCGGTCGTGGCGGAGATCGTCGATCACCTGCACGACGGCGCCAACGCCGCCGAGTGCGACGTCGACGTGACGGTCGAGTGCCTCTTCCGCGGCTACCGGCTGAAGCCGTCCGCCGCGCACGTCGCCGCCGCCGAGTCCGCGCTGCACGCCTGCGGCTACGTCCCCAAGCGGATCGCCAGCGGTGGCGGATCGGACGCGAACGCGTTCATCGCCGCCGGCTTCCCGTGCGTGAACCTCGCGAACGGGACCGAGCGCGCCCACCAGCCGGATGAGCGCGTCTCCGTCGTGGCGCTGGAGGGGATGCTCGACGTGGCGCTGACGCTCGTCGCCGAGAGCGCCGAGGTCCTGTGCTGA
- a CDS encoding CTP synthase: MPDVPTSGSTRFIFVTGGVVSSLGKGIAAASIGRLLVARGFTVQLQKLDPYINVDPGTMSPYQHGEVFVTEDGAETDLDLGHYERFTDANTRRGSNVTSGGIYNSVIRRERRGDYLGGTVQVIPHITDEIKQRVKLMADASDVDFVITEIGGTVGDIESLPFLEAIRQFPSDVGRRNCMYIHLTLVPYIGHAGELKTKPTQHSVNELRRIGIGADMLLCRSESLLSKEIRKKIALFAGLPVEAIGSAVDVDHIYRVPLVYREQGIDDFVLDHFRIDDAPAPDLGGWEQMTARAVGARQRVRIALVGKYIKLEDAYLSVVESLRHAGIEHGTQIDVDWIDSEQLETEDARKRFREADGVLVPGGFGGRGIEGKICAAQVAREDGIPYLGICLGMQVAVAEFARHVAGMPGANSTEFDPETPYPVIDLLPEQKEISDLGGTMRLGADPVKLHEDTRVRELYGEAVIYERHRHRYEVNNHLRRRLESAGLVCGGTSPDDQLVESVELPEAQHPFFVASQYHPEFKSRPQRPAPLFRGFVRAALDRAVRRGTADGTAGEATADASAEQRSGIPTA, from the coding sequence ATGCCTGACGTCCCGACCAGCGGCTCGACTCGCTTCATCTTCGTGACCGGGGGCGTCGTGTCCTCGCTCGGCAAGGGGATCGCGGCCGCCTCGATCGGACGTCTGCTGGTCGCACGCGGGTTCACCGTCCAGCTGCAGAAGCTGGATCCGTACATCAACGTCGACCCCGGCACGATGTCGCCGTACCAGCACGGCGAGGTCTTCGTGACCGAGGACGGCGCCGAGACGGACCTCGACCTCGGCCACTACGAGCGCTTCACCGACGCGAACACGCGCCGCGGCTCGAACGTGACCTCGGGCGGCATCTACAACTCGGTGATCCGGCGCGAGCGCCGCGGCGACTACCTCGGCGGCACCGTCCAGGTGATCCCGCACATCACCGACGAGATCAAGCAGCGCGTCAAGCTGATGGCCGACGCGAGCGACGTCGACTTCGTCATCACCGAGATCGGCGGCACCGTCGGCGACATCGAGTCGCTGCCGTTCCTGGAGGCGATCCGCCAGTTCCCGTCCGACGTCGGCCGGCGCAACTGCATGTACATCCACCTCACGCTCGTGCCGTACATCGGCCACGCGGGTGAGCTGAAGACGAAGCCGACGCAGCACTCCGTCAACGAGCTGCGCCGCATCGGCATCGGCGCCGACATGCTGCTGTGCCGCTCGGAGTCGTTGCTGAGCAAGGAGATCCGCAAGAAGATCGCGCTCTTCGCCGGCCTGCCGGTCGAGGCGATCGGCTCCGCCGTCGACGTCGACCACATCTACCGCGTGCCGCTCGTCTACCGCGAGCAGGGGATCGACGACTTCGTCCTCGACCACTTCCGCATCGACGACGCCCCGGCCCCGGACCTCGGCGGCTGGGAGCAGATGACGGCGCGCGCGGTCGGCGCCAGACAGCGCGTCAGAATCGCGCTCGTCGGCAAGTACATCAAGCTCGAGGACGCCTACCTGTCCGTCGTCGAGTCGCTGCGCCACGCCGGCATCGAGCACGGCACGCAGATCGACGTCGACTGGATCGACTCCGAGCAGCTGGAGACCGAGGACGCGCGCAAGCGCTTCCGCGAGGCCGACGGCGTGCTCGTGCCCGGCGGCTTCGGCGGCCGCGGCATCGAGGGCAAGATCTGCGCCGCGCAGGTCGCACGCGAGGACGGCATCCCGTACCTCGGCATCTGCCTCGGGATGCAGGTCGCCGTCGCCGAGTTCGCCCGCCACGTCGCCGGCATGCCGGGCGCCAACTCGACCGAGTTCGACCCCGAGACGCCGTACCCGGTGATCGACCTGCTGCCCGAGCAGAAGGAGATCTCCGACCTCGGCGGCACGATGCGGCTCGGCGCCGACCCGGTCAAGCTGCACGAGGACACCCGCGTCCGCGAGCTGTACGGCGAGGCGGTCATCTACGAGCGCCACCGCCATCGCTACGAGGTCAACAACCACCTCCGCCGCCGCCTGGAGAGCGCCGGCCTCGTCTGCGGCGGGACCTCGCCCGACGACCAGCTCGTCGAGTCGGTCGAGCTGCCCGAGGCCCAGCATCCGTTCTTCGTCGCCTCGCAGTACCACCCCGAGTTCAAGTCGCGCCCGCAGAGGCCCGCGCCGCTGTTCCGCGGCTTCGTGCGCGCCGCGCTCGACCGCGCCGTCCGGCGCGGCACCGCCGACGGCACTGCCGGCGAAGCGACCGCCGACGCGTCGGCGGAGCAGCGATCGGGCATTCCCACCGCGTGA
- a CDS encoding DUF3866 family protein yields MLKLRRGTVVVADPVRDDEQWQRLSVDVAGEQRPAVVDVALLGSCTFGDEVVVNVEARDLALGSGGFDVVHVNLTRGLSGEGVPGAHVMKLNYSSLQHAVLPVEGERLAVPLGRPVAVFPLHGHLAPLAWALAQARPGARVGYVQTAGGALPGGMSSTVLELRRLGLLADHVTAGPAYGGEREAITTAGAIHDGLAEQGWDAALVGPGPGILGSGSALGHGGIVAMDSAHAALALRCATVLVARMSAGDPRPRHQGLSHHTRTVLDLLLAPVTLPVEMGATDPAFAAARARGHVVHEVAVDVEGYRASGLPARTMGRGIDEDRPFFAAALAAGTTVGGLVR; encoded by the coding sequence GTGCTGAAGCTGCGGCGCGGGACCGTCGTCGTCGCCGACCCGGTGCGCGACGACGAGCAGTGGCAGCGGCTGTCGGTCGACGTCGCGGGCGAGCAGCGCCCGGCGGTGGTCGACGTCGCGCTGCTCGGCTCGTGCACGTTCGGCGACGAGGTCGTCGTCAACGTCGAGGCGCGCGATCTCGCGCTCGGCTCGGGCGGCTTCGACGTCGTCCACGTCAACCTGACGCGCGGTCTGTCGGGCGAGGGCGTGCCGGGCGCACACGTGATGAAGCTGAACTACAGCTCGCTCCAGCACGCCGTCCTGCCGGTCGAGGGCGAGCGGCTCGCCGTCCCGCTCGGCCGGCCGGTCGCGGTCTTCCCGCTCCACGGCCACCTCGCGCCGCTCGCGTGGGCGCTCGCGCAGGCGCGGCCCGGCGCGCGCGTCGGCTACGTGCAGACCGCGGGCGGCGCGCTCCCCGGCGGGATGTCGTCGACCGTGCTGGAGCTGCGCCGGCTGGGCCTGCTGGCCGACCATGTCACTGCCGGCCCGGCCTACGGCGGCGAGCGCGAGGCGATCACGACCGCGGGCGCGATCCACGACGGCCTGGCGGAGCAGGGCTGGGACGCGGCGCTCGTCGGGCCTGGCCCGGGGATCCTCGGCTCCGGCTCGGCGCTCGGCCACGGCGGCATCGTCGCGATGGACTCCGCGCACGCCGCGCTGGCGCTGAGATGCGCGACGGTTCTCGTGGCGCGGATGTCGGCTGGCGACCCGCGCCCGCGCCACCAGGGCCTCTCGCACCACACCCGCACGGTGCTCGACCTGCTGCTCGCGCCGGTCACGCTGCCGGTCGAGATGGGCGCGACTGACCCGGCGTTCGCCGCTGCCCGCGCGCGCGGCCACGTCGTGCACGAGGTCGCGGTCGACGTCGAGGGCTACCGCGCGAGCGGCCTGCCGGCCCGCACGATGGGGCGCGGGATCGACGAGGACCGCCCGTTCTTCGCCGCCGCGCTGGCGGCCGGCACGACCGTCGGAGGACTGGTGAGATGA